In a single window of the Desulfovibrio mangrovi genome:
- a CDS encoding HAD family hydrolase: MPTHVQAMIFDFDGTLAHLTLDFGVMRRNALTAAHKALRKVWNGTPEAMPALPEDDGRPVLEWLELAGTCIAAHCTTTAQAIITAAHAAIEDVEVEAASRGSLFPWTRPLLADLKAQNISVGVITRNCRKAVLTVFPDMLDYCACLLAREDVPRVKPDPDHLLRALSHTGTQPQHSLMVGDHPMDIETGKAGGTLTAGVASGNASREVLVAAHPDFVAGNCLELYKALQGTYLPRTA; this comes from the coding sequence ATGCCCACTCACGTGCAAGCCATGATTTTCGATTTTGACGGTACTCTGGCCCATCTCACGCTGGACTTCGGCGTCATGCGCCGCAACGCCTTGACCGCAGCCCACAAGGCACTACGCAAGGTTTGGAACGGAACACCGGAGGCCATGCCCGCCCTGCCGGAAGACGACGGACGCCCCGTGCTGGAATGGCTGGAACTCGCCGGCACCTGCATTGCGGCACATTGCACGACAACCGCTCAGGCCATCATAACGGCAGCCCATGCTGCCATTGAAGATGTGGAGGTGGAAGCCGCCTCGCGGGGCAGCCTGTTTCCATGGACGCGCCCCCTGCTCGCCGATCTGAAGGCGCAGAATATTTCCGTGGGCGTCATAACCCGCAACTGCCGCAAGGCGGTACTCACGGTCTTTCCGGATATGCTTGATTATTGCGCCTGCCTGCTGGCGCGGGAGGATGTGCCCAGAGTCAAACCCGACCCGGACCATCTGCTGCGCGCCCTTTCTCACACGGGCACCCAGCCGCAGCACAGCCTGATGGTGGGCGATCACCCCATGGACATTGAAACAGGCAAGGCGGGCGGCACACTCACGGCTGGCGTAGCCAGCGGAAACGCCTCACGCGAGGTGCTGGTGGCAGCCCACCCCGACTTCGTTGCAGGCAATTGTCTGGAATTATACAAAGCGTTGCAGGGCACCTATCTGCCGCGGACAGCCTGA